The Candidatus Binatia bacterium genome has a window encoding:
- a CDS encoding sulfatase, producing MRYLSAILIACGAMLGTACTQDSSPRPNILLISIDSLRADHLGSYGYARNTSPNIDALASEGARFVTAIAPAPWTLPSHITMLTGRHPAAHGVNNTDRRLADEIPTLAEVLRGQGYATAGFVAGPYLRRDYGYDRGFDLYDESLVADGRASHRGTTSPQLVANLSSWLAGEREAEQPKPFFAFLHIWDVHYDFAPPPPFDTLFDPSYEGEVDGRNIGFLKSSMSERDLEHVVALYDGEIRFSDRELGVLFEKLRAWGLWDNTIVVLTADHGEEFFEHGKIGHLMHIFDEAIQVPLIVRYPPAIDAGLVLEEQVRLMDIAPTILGLAGIESSRLGMPPEAPVREKDLSPWLRGDFLAGSIPDLVAFPENYGGGRVGVRMNQGKLIRHNEDYYELYNVRPELGERERETGKAPEVIAVLAELIQQEAEWNEWKKDGAIVAPSMTLSDPLREQLEALGYIER from the coding sequence GTGCGCTATCTCTCTGCGATCCTGATTGCCTGTGGGGCGATGCTCGGTACAGCTTGTACTCAGGACAGTTCGCCGCGGCCCAATATCCTTCTGATCTCGATTGACAGCTTGAGAGCAGATCATCTGGGCAGCTACGGCTATGCGAGGAATACAAGCCCGAATATCGATGCGTTGGCGAGTGAGGGTGCTCGGTTTGTCACCGCGATCGCGCCTGCACCCTGGACTCTCCCCTCGCACATCACCATGCTGACCGGTCGGCACCCGGCCGCACATGGCGTCAATAATACCGACCGCCGATTGGCGGACGAAATCCCGACGCTGGCCGAGGTTCTCCGAGGTCAGGGCTACGCAACGGCGGGTTTTGTCGCAGGCCCCTATTTGCGGCGAGATTACGGCTATGATCGCGGCTTCGATCTTTACGATGAATCGCTGGTCGCCGACGGTCGAGCATCGCATCGGGGGACGACCTCTCCCCAGCTGGTTGCCAACTTGAGCAGCTGGCTGGCAGGGGAGCGCGAAGCGGAACAGCCCAAACCATTTTTTGCTTTTTTGCATATTTGGGATGTCCACTACGATTTTGCACCACCACCGCCTTTCGATACGCTTTTTGACCCGTCCTATGAGGGTGAGGTTGATGGGCGCAATATCGGATTCCTGAAGTCGTCGATGTCCGAGCGTGACTTGGAACACGTTGTCGCGCTTTACGATGGGGAGATTCGCTTCTCGGATCGTGAACTCGGTGTTCTTTTTGAAAAACTGCGGGCTTGGGGCCTCTGGGACAATACGATTGTTGTTCTGACCGCAGACCACGGGGAAGAGTTCTTCGAGCATGGCAAGATCGGGCACCTGATGCATATTTTCGATGAAGCGATTCAGGTTCCCCTGATCGTCCGCTATCCACCGGCGATTGATGCCGGATTGGTTCTGGAAGAGCAGGTTCGATTGATGGACATCGCGCCCACGATTCTTGGACTGGCCGGTATCGAGTCTTCGCGTCTCGGGATGCCGCCGGAGGCGCCTGTGCGGGAGAAGGATCTCAGTCCCTGGCTGCGCGGCGACTTTCTGGCGGGTTCCATTCCCGATTTAGTGGCCTTCCCGGAGAATTATGGTGGTGGTCGCGTGGGAGTCCGAATGAACCAGGGCAAGCTGATTCGCCATAATGAGGACTACTACGAGCTTTATAATGTGCGCCCTGAACTTGGGGAGCGAGAGAGGGAAACCGGGAAGGCCCCCGAAGTCATAGCCGTCCTGGCCGAGTTGATTCAGCAGGAAGCTGAATGGAACGAGTGGAAGAAGGATGGCGCGATAGTTGCGCCATCGATGACTCTTTCGGATCCTTTGCGGGAACAGCTTGAGGCTCTGGGCTATATCGAGCGCTGA
- a CDS encoding DUF1330 domain-containing protein has protein sequence MSDAPALLVANFQIHDAVKYREYEKGFFPILKKHGGSFHTYDDNPEHLEGQAPRTGRMVIFQFPSEEAAKNWWADPEYQALSEHRRAGTTMESLTLVHGLPPRG, from the coding sequence ATGTCTGACGCACCCGCCCTGCTTGTGGCCAATTTCCAAATCCACGACGCTGTGAAATATCGCGAATACGAAAAAGGGTTTTTCCCGATTTTAAAAAAACATGGCGGGAGCTTCCACACCTACGACGACAACCCGGAGCATCTGGAAGGTCAGGCGCCACGCACCGGACGGATGGTCATTTTCCAATTCCCTTCGGAGGAAGCCGCCAAGAACTGGTGGGCCGATCCGGAGTACCAAGCACTATCCGAGCACCGTCGGGCGGGCACCACAATGGAATCGCTGACCCTGGTTCACGGTCTGCCCCCGCGCGGCTGA